One window of the Salvia splendens isolate huo1 chromosome 1, SspV2, whole genome shotgun sequence genome contains the following:
- the LOC121802277 gene encoding uncharacterized isomerase BH0283-like, with protein MATKPVKYSVVDAFTDSAFKGNPAAVCLLEEERDEEWLQAVAREFNLSETCYLTRLPDSAGFRLRWFTPAAEVKLCGHATLAAGHFLFSHDLVNSDTVEFSTLSGILTAKRVPITKLSESSTPENGNTPSSFLIELDFPVVPIVEYDAAAEISTICKSINVASVNEIHKTTTSDDLIVVLPSGKAVADIEPNFHEIKKCPGMGVIVTGLAPAGSGFDFISRFFCPKLEIDEDPVCGSAHCALVPYWSKKLGKCDFVAYQASPRSGILNLHLDEKNERVLLRGRAVTVMEGSLLV; from the exons ATGGCGACGAAACCAGTCAAATACAGCGTG GTTGACGCATTCACTGATTCGGCATTCAAGGGCAATCCGGCGGCGGTGTGCCTGCTGGAGGAGGAGAGAGATGAGGAGTGGCTGCAAGCGGTGGCGCGTGAGTTCAACCTCTCCGAGACCTGCTACTTAACTCGCCTGCCTGACTCAGCGGGTTTCCGCCTCCGCTGGTTCACCCCTGCCGCTGAG GTCAAACTTTGTGGACATGCGACTTTGGCTGCGGGTCACTTTCTATTTTCACACGACTTGGTGAACTCTGATACCGTTGAGTTCTCAACCCTGTCTGGGATTCTGACAGCAAAAAGAGTGCCCATCACCAAATTGTCAGAATCATCCACACCGGAGAATGGTAATACGCCTAGCAGCTTCCTCATTGAACTGGATTTCCCAGTTGTCCCCATAGTGGAATACGATGCTGCTGCTGAGATTTCAACTATTTGTAAAAGCATCAACGTTGCTTCTGTGAATGAGATCCACAAAACAACTACATCAGATGATCTCATT GTTGTGCTACCATCTGGCAAAGCAGTTGCAGACATAGAACCCAATTTTCATGAGATTAAAAAATGTCCTGGCATGGGAGTGATAGTAACCGGGCTTGCTCCCGCCGGCtcaggatttgattttatcagtCGCTTTTTCTGCCCTAAGCTCGAGATCGATGAG GATCCTGTATGTGGAAGTGCACATTGTGCCTTGGTGCCCTACTGGAGCAAGAAACTGGGGAAATGCGATTTCGTTGCTTATCAA GCATCACCAAGAAGTGGCATTCTAAATCTGCATCTCGACGAGAAGAATGAGAGGGTGTTGCTCCGGGGCCGAGCCGTCACGGTGATGGAAGGATCTCTTTTGGTTTAA
- the LOC121755830 gene encoding uncharacterized protein LOC121755830 produces MRRRLVRNCVNCSWRRRVEFLVITVIYQDTGHMDRSIALHSLAALLLLVLSPMAECQWLHHHPLPPSHRPPLCAEQFALANRACSGLPYTPLPPPAPPAPPTPIPTEGDHPLHRHGGHHHHGGHHHGHRHHMHKETSAEADCCRWLKQVDNICICSLLVHLPPFLARPAHNYTVYVDESCEITFSCPSSGMSL; encoded by the exons ATGAGGCGTCGATTGGTGCGAAATTGTGTCAATTGCTCATGGCGGCGAAGAGTAGAGTTCTTGGTGATCACGGTG ATATACCAAGACACCGGCCACATGGATCGATCCATCGCCCTCCACTCGCTCGCTGCTCTGCTGCTTCTAGTGCTGTCCCCGATGGCCGAGTGCCAGTGGCTTCACCACCATCCACTGCCACCCTCTCATCGACCTCCACTCTGTGCTGAACAGTTTGCATTAGCAAACCGCGCGTGTTCAGGGCTGCCCTACACACCACTCCCTCCACCAGCCCCTCCTGCCCCACCAACACCCATCCCCACGGAGGGAGATCACCCCCTCCACCGCCATGGCGGGCACCACCACCACGGGGGGCACCACCACGGCCACAGGCACCACATGCACAAAGAAACAAGCGCGGAAGCGGATTGCTGTAGGTGGTTGAAACAAGTCGACAACATCTGCATTTGTAGCCTGTTGGTTCACTTGCCACCGTTCCTCGCCCGGCCCGCACATAATTACACGGTATACGTGGACGAGTCTTGCGAGATAACGTTCAGCTGCCCGTCGAG tggaatgtccttatga
- the LOC121755813 gene encoding uncharacterized isomerase BH0283-like has product MATKPVKYSVVDAFTDSAFKGNPAAVCLLEEERDEEWLQAVANEFKLSETCYLTRLPDSAAFRLRWFTPAAEVKLCGHATLAASHFLFSNDLVNSDTIEFSTLSGTLTAKRVPVTKLSDSSTTENGNTPSGFLIELDFPVVPIEEYDAGDEISTICNSLNVASVDEINKTTTMDDLIVVLPSGKAVADIEPNIHEIKKCPGRGIIVTGLAPAGSGFDFFSRFFCPKLEVDEDPVCGSAHCALVPYWSKKLGKCDFVAYQASPRGGILNVHLDEKNERVLLRGRAVTVMEGSLLV; this is encoded by the exons ATGGCGACGAAACCAGTCAAATACAGCGTG GTCGACGCATTCACTGATTCAGCATTCAAGGGAAATCCGGCGGCGGTGTGCCTGCTGGAGGAGGAGAGAGATGAGGAGTGGCTGCAAGCGGTGGCGAACGAGTTCAAACTCTCCGAAACCTGCTACTTAACTCGCCTCCCCGACTCAGCGGCTTTCCGCCTCCGCTGGTTCACCCCTGCCGCTGAG GTGAAACTTTGTGGACATGCTACTTTGGCTGCGTCTCACTTTCTCTTTTCAAATGACTTGGTGAACTCTGATACTATTGAGTTCTCGACCCTGTCTGGGACTCTGACAGCAAAAAGAGTGCCTGTCACCAAATTATCCGATTCATCCACAACGGAGAATGGCAATACACCAAGCGGTTTCCTCATTGAACTGGATTTCCCAGTTGTCCCCATAGAGGAATACGATGCTGGAGATGAGATTTCAACTATCTGTAACAGCCTAAATGTTGCTTCTGTGGATGAGATCAACAAAACAACTACGATGGACGATCTCATT GTTGTTCTACCATCTGGCAAAGCAGTTGCAGACATAGAACCAAATATTCATGAGATTAAAAAATGTCCTGGCAGGGGAATAATTGTAACTGGGCTTGCTCCCGCCGGCTCAGGATTTGATTTTTTCAGTCGCTTTTTCTGCCCCAAGCTCGAGGTGGATGAG GATCCCGTATGTGGAAGCGCGCATTGTGCCTTGGTGCCCTACTGGAGCAAGAAACTTGGGAAATGCGATTTCGTTGCTTATCAA GCATCACCAAGAGGCGGCATTCTAAATGTGCATCTTGACGAGAAGAATGAGAGGGTGTTGCTCCGGGGCAGAGCCGTCACGGTGATGGAAGGATCTCTTTTGGTTTAA
- the LOC121802261 gene encoding F-box protein At2g27310-like: MSVSSVDSMASLSSDLCYDILRRLDGANLAIAACTCAAFSSISKEERLWEDVCSSMWPSTNRNDVKNLISSVGGLKKFYADCFPLIVNKDVPEFHCNDYYDYPQEWTEADYYGDEDEVENISPSDFVSIVDIRYREKTICSKVVWGIPYANGSSGWFYNCPFRLDLLANSEQEADDVVLSLSDGLPPRWSIDRERKDGKLWHELRDGIRLSWILVNKKTKRAANLSSWSPIGGQRHWPTDNDFLMRFGSILPAKDILPCQVVECILIMKFKVVASDNSLTSLKLTELSMQLGDMEGSHVNGRNSLLVLREALNCPRSKNYSEALESCQLYSRVQSELKEEKMRYENRLDTMWILGSIAACATFCLYCL; the protein is encoded by the coding sequence ATGTCGGTTTCATCGGTTGATAGTATGGCATCGTTGAGCAGCGATCTTTGCTATGACATATTAAGGCGCCTCGATGGTGCTAATTTGGCCATTGCAGCCTGTACTTGTGCTGCGTTCTCGTCTATCTCGAAAGAAGAGAGGCTGTGGGAAGACGTATGCTCTTCCATGTGGCCTTCGACGAACAGGAATGATGTAAAAAATTTGATTTCTTCTGTCGGTGGGCTTAAAAAGTTTTACGCCGATTGTTTCCCCCTCATAGTTAACAAAGATGTGCCCGAGTTTCACTGCAACGACTACTACGATTACCCTCAGGAATGGACGGAAGCTGATTACTACGGTGACGAGGACGAAGTCGAAAACATTTCACCATCCGATTTCGTGTCGATTGTGGATATCCGATATAGAGAGAAGACAATTTGTTCGAAAGTCGTCTGGGGCATTCCCTACGCGAACGGTTCTAGTGGTTGGTTCTACAATTGCCCTTTCCGTCTCGATCTCCTTGCAAATTCCGAGCAAGAAGCAGACGACGTCGTGCTCTCGCTGTCCGACGGCCTGCCTCCGAGATGGTCGATTGATCGAGAGAGAAAAGACGGGAAGCTCTGGCACGAGCTTCGCGACGGAATCAGGCTCAGCTGGATTCTCGTCAACAAGAAGACGAAAAGGGCCGCGAACCTCTCGAGCTGGAGCCCGATCGGAGGGCAGAGACATTGGCCCACGGACAACGACTTCTTGATGCGATTCGGCTCGATTCTCCCCGCGAAAGACATTCTGCCGTGCCAAGTGGTGGAGTGCATCCTTATCATGAAGTTCAAAGTGGTCGCATCCGACAACAGTTTGACGTCTCTCAAACTGACGGAGCTAAGCATGCAGCTCGGAGACATGGAGGGCTCTCACGTCAACGGGAGGAACAGTTTGCTCGTTCTGAGGGAGGCGCTCAACTGCCCGAGGAGCAAGAACTACAGCGAGGCGCTCGAGTCGTGCCAGTTGTATTCGAGAGTGCAGAGCGAGCTAAAGGAGGAGAAGATGAGATATGAGAACAGGTTAGATACAATGTGGATTTTGGGAAGTATTGCTGCTTGTGCTACATTTTGTTTATACTGTTTGtga
- the LOC121755822 gene encoding small nuclear ribonucleoprotein SmD1a, which yields MKLVRFLMKLNNETVSIELKNGTVVHGTIIGVDISMNTHLKTVKLTLKGKNPVTMDHLSVRGNNIRYYILPDSLNLETLLVEETPRVKPKKPTAGRAVGRGRGRGRGRGRGRGR from the exons ATGAAGCTCGTCAG GTTTTTGATGAAATTGAACAACGAGACAGTGTCGATTGAGCTAAAAAATGGCACCGTTGTTCACGGCACTATCATCG GTGTTGATATCAGTATGAATACGCACTTAAAGACAGTAAAGCTTACTTTGAAGGGAAAGAATCCTGTGACTATGGATCACCTGAGTGTGAGGGGTAATAATATTCGCTATTACATCCTTCCCGATAGCTTGAATCTCGAGACGTTACTTGTGGAGGAGACACCTCGGGTCAAGCCCAAGAAGCCCACTGCAG GAAGGGCTGTTGGACGTGGCAGAGGCCGTGGCCGTGGGCGCGGGCGTGGCAGAGGCCGCTAA
- the LOC121802290 gene encoding adenylate isopentenyltransferase 3, chloroplastic-like produces the protein MKISFSASNQILPSLHIPQLIRRAPPKEKVVVVLGVTGAGKSRLSIDLATRFSAEIINSDKMQVYQGLEITTNKITDEERRGVPHHLLGVADPESDFTAADFRAMALISLRSIHSRRQLPIVVGGSNSFVEALVDSSFQSRYDCCFLWVDAAMPVLHSFVSDRVDRMVERGMIEEIRAFFRPNADYSRGIRRAIGVPELDQYFRIESECGGEEARARALAAAIDAIKMNTSRLACRQLEKIRRLRNTRDWRMHRLDATEVFRKRGGEAEAAWDSVVAETAELIVSRFYYDSEADVYGGVVAMRSGARPMMAATAS, from the coding sequence atgaaaatatcattCTCAGCATCCAATCAAATACTGCCCTCTCTACACATACCTCAGCTCATCCGCCGCGCTCCGCCGAaggagaaggtggtggtggtgctcGGCGTCACCGGCGCCGGAAAATCGCGCCTCTCGATCGACCTCGCCACTCGATTCTCCGCGGAGATCATCAATTCCGACAAAATGCAGGTCTACCAAGGGCTCGAAATCACCACCAACAAAATCACCGACGAGGAGCGCCGCGGCGTGCCGCACCACCTCCTCGGCGTCGCCGATCCGGAATCCGACTTCACCGCCGCGGATTTCCGCGCGATGGCGTTGATCTCGCTGCGGTCGATCCACAGCCGCCGCCAGCTCCCGATCGTCGTCGGCGGATCGAACTCGTTCGTGGAGGCGCTCGTCGATTCCAGCTTCCAATCGCGCTACGATTGCTGCTTCCTGTGGGTGGACGCCGCGATGCCGGTGCTCCACTCGTTCGTCTCCGATCGCGTCGATCGGATGGTGGAGAGAGGGATGATTGAAGAAATTAGGGCTTTTTTCCGGCCAAACGCCGACTATTCGCGCGGGATCCGCCGCGCGATCGGCGTGCCCGAGCTCGACCAGTATTTCCGGATCGAATCGGAGTGCGGCGGCGAGGAGGCTCGCGCTAGGGCTCTCGCGGCGGCGATCGACGCGATCAAGATGAACACGAGCAGGCTCGCGTGCCGGCAGCTGGAGAAGATCCGCCGGCTGAGGAACACCAGAGACTGGCGAATGCACCGCCTCGACGCGACGGAGGTGTTCAGGAAGCGCGGCggggaggcggaggcggcgtgGGATAGCGTGGTGGCGGAGACGGCTGAATTGATAGTGAGTCGATTCTACTACGATTCGGAGGCGGATGTTTACGGCGGCGTGGTGGCGATGAGGAGCGGCGCGCGGCCGATGATGGCGGCGACGGCGTCTTAA